A genomic window from Terriglobia bacterium includes:
- a CDS encoding acetone carboxylase subunit gamma, whose product MSQRVITEYLAIDLEKERWMCRRCQRDLGSARENYKLGLVFRQRDPGEVHSSGLGEVRYTPDPQWCRLVEMFCPGCATLIEVEYLPPGHPITYDIEIDIDVLKAAEQARSKR is encoded by the coding sequence ATGAGCCAGAGAGTCATCACCGAATACCTGGCGATCGACCTGGAGAAAGAGCGCTGGATGTGCCGGCGTTGCCAGCGCGACCTGGGCAGCGCCCGGGAGAACTACAAGCTGGGGCTGGTCTTTCGCCAGCGCGATCCCGGGGAAGTGCACTCTTCCGGGTTGGGTGAAGTGCGCTACACGCCGGACCCGCAGTGGTGCCGGCTGGTGGAGATGTTCTGCCCCGGATGCGCGACGCTGATCGAAGTCGAATACCTGCCGCCCGGCCATCCCATCACGTACGACATTGAAATCGATATTGACGTGCTGAAAGCGGCGGAGCAGGCCCGGAGCAAGCGATGA
- a CDS encoding SDR family oxidoreductase — MKRLEGKTAIVTGGGQGIGRAIARKFASHGAVVWVPDYFKERAEATAALIQAEGGKAYADQCDVTDEASVQAMIGRAVGMMGRLDVLVNNAGVELLKSIEEITVAEWDRVMAVNVRGVFLCCKHALPYFKKAGKGNIINMGSSAGYIGAPFQTVYCASKGAVHQFTKALALECGAAGVKVNAIAPGGVNTAMLEYLDAEFRKKGIEVKSFIQNQFGGMQQPEDIADMAVFLASDESRVVHGAALLIDGGLTAS; from the coding sequence ATGAAGCGACTCGAAGGAAAGACAGCAATCGTTACCGGAGGCGGGCAGGGCATCGGGCGGGCCATAGCACGGAAATTCGCGTCGCACGGCGCCGTGGTGTGGGTTCCCGATTACTTCAAGGAACGAGCGGAAGCCACGGCGGCGCTGATTCAGGCCGAGGGCGGCAAAGCCTATGCCGATCAGTGCGACGTGACCGACGAGGCCAGCGTGCAAGCCATGATCGGGCGGGCCGTGGGCATGATGGGCCGGCTCGACGTTCTGGTGAACAACGCGGGCGTGGAGCTGCTGAAATCCATCGAAGAGATTACCGTGGCGGAATGGGACCGGGTGATGGCCGTGAACGTCCGCGGGGTATTCCTGTGCTGCAAACACGCCCTGCCCTACTTCAAGAAGGCCGGGAAGGGCAACATCATCAATATGGGCTCTTCCGCGGGCTACATCGGGGCCCCGTTTCAGACGGTATATTGCGCTTCGAAGGGGGCCGTGCACCAGTTCACGAAGGCGCTGGCGCTGGAATGCGGAGCGGCGGGCGTGAAGGTGAATGCGATTGCACCGGGCGGGGTGAATACGGCGATGCTCGAATATCTGGACGCGGAGTTCCGGAAGAAGGGCATCGAGGTGAAAAGTTTCATCCAGAATCAGTTCGGAGGAATGCAGCAGCCGGAGGACATCGCCGATATGGCCGTCTTTCTGGCGTCGGATGAGTCCCGCGTGGTACACGGCGCGGCGCTTCTGATTGACGGCGGCCTGACGGCCAGCTGA
- a CDS encoding hydantoinase/oxoprolinase family protein translates to MSMRKTDSGATISIDVGGTFTDCYVTCGGRVSWGKAATTPDDLSRGFLNALLDACKLLGIGVGSMLTATDILRYSTTVALNALLQRSGPRLGLITTRGHEDMLFIGNGRAWGDGLPIAEQRKVAQARMPEGLVERDMVVGLRERVDSFGKIIRPLDENDVLEALQYLVDRGVQGIVVVLLWSSANPDHERKVREIIREEYPDVYLGNIPVLLSSDIVPKWREYTRATTSLLTGFLHTELTNQLLGIGDRLRDGGYKKPLQMVQNTGGVAKLSRTRVVDTYQSGPVAGVMGGAYRCRSLGIESAVCTDMGGTSFDLGLIVRGQPRFYSVRPVIDRWAVDLPLLEVKSIGAGGGSIAWLNTAFGNRLEVGPQSAGSMPGPACYGMGGTRPTVTDADVVLGYVPPDNFLGGRMKLEPERSTEAIRRHIAKPAGISVEQAAYSIKRVVDGKMGMEIFKEVVLKGFDPREFALFAYGGAGPTHCCGYAEALGIRRILLFSESSVFCAYGASTLDVTHVYERARPMPLYDPMSRAYLSDLEAFNRTVEELESDLRRDMQAEGLDLSGMKMSLELELRYGSSPVTQRIHCKELRLRDQESARELYQEFREHLLGLSLGIDLPEALVRIETFVLHGSIPTPGRAAVARDATPAKRRRQQPPPVGHREAIWDATLQRVKTPVFAVGGLSEGDVLTGPAIGEARDTTYVVPPGWEMQILKDEVCEMTPLAGGKPLASVGSAKRAAGKSKSAKTTGKRGR, encoded by the coding sequence ATGAGCATGCGGAAGACAGACTCCGGCGCCACAATCAGTATCGACGTCGGCGGAACCTTCACAGACTGTTATGTCACCTGCGGCGGACGTGTTTCCTGGGGTAAAGCCGCGACGACCCCCGATGACCTCTCGCGCGGCTTCCTCAACGCACTTCTGGATGCCTGCAAGCTTCTGGGCATCGGGGTTGGCTCGATGCTCACTGCCACCGATATCCTGCGCTATTCCACGACCGTGGCCCTCAACGCACTTCTGCAACGCAGTGGCCCGCGGCTCGGGCTGATCACCACGCGCGGACATGAAGATATGCTCTTTATCGGCAATGGCCGCGCCTGGGGCGATGGCCTGCCCATCGCGGAGCAGCGGAAAGTCGCGCAAGCGCGCATGCCGGAAGGATTGGTCGAACGCGATATGGTGGTGGGGCTTCGCGAGCGCGTGGACTCGTTCGGCAAGATCATCCGTCCATTGGATGAGAACGACGTGCTGGAAGCACTGCAATATCTGGTCGACCGCGGCGTGCAGGGCATTGTGGTTGTTCTTCTCTGGAGCTCGGCCAATCCCGATCACGAACGCAAGGTACGCGAGATCATCCGCGAGGAGTACCCTGACGTTTACCTCGGAAACATTCCGGTGCTGCTCTCGAGCGATATTGTCCCCAAGTGGCGCGAATACACCCGGGCCACGACCTCTCTTCTGACTGGCTTCCTGCATACCGAGCTCACCAACCAACTGCTTGGCATTGGCGATCGCCTGCGGGATGGCGGTTACAAAAAACCGTTGCAGATGGTGCAGAACACGGGCGGCGTGGCCAAGCTCTCGCGCACCCGCGTGGTGGATACCTACCAATCGGGTCCTGTGGCGGGCGTCATGGGCGGCGCCTACCGCTGCCGCTCGCTAGGCATTGAAAGTGCCGTCTGCACGGATATGGGCGGCACGAGCTTCGATCTCGGCCTGATCGTTCGCGGCCAGCCGCGCTTTTATTCCGTGCGCCCGGTGATTGACCGCTGGGCGGTGGATCTGCCGCTCCTCGAGGTGAAGTCCATCGGTGCGGGCGGGGGTTCCATCGCCTGGCTCAATACGGCATTCGGCAACCGCCTGGAGGTCGGTCCGCAGAGCGCCGGTTCGATGCCCGGTCCAGCCTGCTACGGCATGGGCGGCACGCGTCCTACGGTGACCGATGCCGACGTGGTGCTGGGCTACGTCCCTCCGGACAATTTTCTCGGCGGTCGCATGAAACTGGAGCCGGAGCGCTCCACGGAAGCCATTCGTCGGCACATCGCCAAGCCCGCCGGCATTTCCGTGGAGCAAGCGGCGTACTCGATCAAGCGTGTGGTGGACGGGAAGATGGGCATGGAGATTTTCAAGGAAGTGGTGCTGAAGGGGTTCGACCCGCGGGAATTCGCGCTGTTTGCCTACGGTGGAGCGGGACCAACGCACTGCTGCGGGTACGCGGAAGCGCTGGGTATCCGGAGGATCCTGCTGTTTTCGGAGTCCTCGGTGTTCTGCGCATATGGGGCTTCGACGCTGGACGTGACGCACGTGTACGAGCGGGCCCGACCGATGCCGCTCTACGATCCAATGTCCCGGGCATACTTGAGCGATCTGGAAGCGTTTAACCGGACGGTGGAGGAACTGGAGAGCGACCTGCGGCGCGACATGCAGGCCGAAGGACTGGATCTCTCCGGGATGAAGATGTCGCTGGAACTGGAGTTGCGCTACGGCTCTTCGCCGGTCACGCAGAGGATCCACTGCAAGGAGTTGCGGCTGCGGGACCAGGAGAGCGCGCGCGAGCTCTACCAGGAGTTCCGCGAGCACCTGTTGGGGCTCAGCCTGGGGATCGACCTTCCGGAAGCGCTGGTGCGCATCGAAACCTTCGTGCTGCACGGAAGCATCCCGACGCCGGGGCGTGCTGCCGTTGCGCGCGACGCGACGCCGGCGAAGCGGCGCAGGCAGCAGCCTCCGCCGGTCGGGCACCGCGAGGCGATCTGGGATGCCACACTGCAACGAGTGAAAACTCCGGTATTTGCGGTGGGAGGATTGTCGGAAGGCGACGTTCTCACCGGCCCGGCAATCGGCGAGGCCCGCGACACGACTTACGTCGTACCGCCCGGCTGGGAGATGCAAATCCTGAAGGACGAAGTCTGCGAGATGACACCGCTCGCCGGCGGGAAGCCATTGGCGTCCGTAGGATCTGCGAAACGCGCCGCCGGGAAGAGCAAGTCAGCCAAAACGACCGGGAAGAGGGGGCGTTAG
- a CDS encoding thiolase family protein, with translation MLVAGVRTPFSKLGGALRSVPSVTLGSHAIRRLLARTALPGSSVNEVYYGVTLPAEVALEGPTSGRQAMLRAGLPDTTLSLTIDRGCCSSMTAVHLATRSLRSLEAQWVIAAGAENMGRAAFLAPPGLRFGHKSGPITFKDPLYRLGADIGSKPVAVDTGEVALEWGVSREMQDEWAAGSHRKYFEAKARGFYADHVEPVSFPEFKASLDHDELARRETTAASLAELKTVYDSPTITAGNAPGLDTGATALLLSTRDAALQQGLKPLATIVGLASIACAPREIAVAPGPAICKVTAQLGWQPEGLDALEVNEAFAAVPLVTARHLAQGDKKIEQAILERINPNGGAVAMGHPTGASGARLVLQLALELRARGGGRGVASICGALGQADAVALVVHSEGA, from the coding sequence GTGCTGGTTGCTGGCGTGCGCACGCCGTTCTCCAAGCTGGGCGGGGCCTTGCGAAGCGTCCCCAGCGTGACGCTGGGCAGCCATGCGATCCGGCGGCTGCTGGCGCGCACGGCACTGCCGGGGTCTTCGGTGAACGAGGTGTACTACGGGGTGACGCTGCCAGCGGAGGTGGCGCTCGAGGGCCCCACGTCCGGCCGGCAGGCGATGCTGCGCGCAGGCTTGCCGGATACCACGCTCTCGCTGACGATCGATCGCGGTTGCTGCTCGTCGATGACCGCGGTGCATCTGGCCACGCGCAGCCTGCGTTCCCTGGAGGCGCAGTGGGTGATTGCGGCGGGGGCGGAGAACATGGGTCGCGCGGCGTTCCTGGCGCCTCCCGGTCTGCGCTTCGGCCATAAGAGCGGGCCTATCACCTTCAAGGATCCGTTGTATCGGCTCGGCGCGGATATCGGGAGCAAGCCCGTGGCCGTGGATACGGGTGAAGTCGCGCTGGAATGGGGCGTGAGTCGCGAGATGCAGGACGAGTGGGCGGCCGGCTCGCATCGCAAGTATTTCGAAGCCAAAGCCCGGGGCTTCTATGCCGACCACGTCGAGCCGGTCTCGTTTCCGGAGTTCAAGGCGAGTCTCGATCACGATGAATTGGCGCGACGGGAAACGACGGCGGCATCGTTGGCCGAACTAAAGACGGTCTACGACAGCCCCACGATAACCGCTGGGAACGCGCCGGGGCTGGATACGGGAGCGACCGCGCTGCTGCTGAGCACGCGCGATGCGGCGTTGCAGCAGGGCCTGAAACCTCTGGCCACGATTGTGGGACTCGCGAGCATCGCCTGTGCGCCGCGGGAGATCGCCGTGGCACCCGGTCCCGCCATCTGCAAAGTGACGGCGCAGCTCGGCTGGCAACCTGAGGGCCTGGATGCGCTGGAAGTGAACGAGGCGTTTGCCGCGGTACCGTTGGTCACGGCGCGGCATCTGGCGCAGGGCGACAAGAAAATCGAGCAGGCCATCCTGGAGCGCATAAATCCGAACGGCGGGGCGGTGGCCATGGGACATCCCACGGGCGCTAGCGGCGCGCGGCTGGTGCTGCAGCTGGCGCTGGAGTTGCGCGCGCGCGGCGGCGGGCGTGGCGTGGCCTCGATCTGCGGAGCGTTGGGGCAGGCGGACGCAGTCGCGCTGGTGGTTCATTCGGAAGGAGCCTGA
- a CDS encoding thiamine pyrophosphate-dependent dehydrogenase E1 component subunit alpha yields the protein MDANFRKLLLERMMTIRAFEDTIGKLFYKGQIPGFIHLSIGQEGTSVGSCAALRDTDYIGTTHRGHGHIIAKGVDLNRMMAELFGRLDGFNRGKGGSMHVFDKSKGVLGANGIVGGGIPIVTGGALSAKLEGKDRVAMCFFGDGASNEGTFHEALNLAAVWKLPVVYVCENNQYGEFTPLKEATAVAKISQRAAAYDISGVTVDGNDVEVVYQAASEAVARARRGEGPTLLECMTYRWHGHFHGEEALLGTRKYRETEEIERWKKLCPIARYKTKLEKEKVLTAEQIAALEKITTDKVNAAVEFAQKSPMPTGENALEDLFAEA from the coding sequence ATGGACGCAAATTTCCGTAAGTTGCTTCTCGAACGGATGATGACGATCCGCGCGTTCGAAGACACGATCGGCAAGCTTTTTTACAAGGGGCAGATTCCCGGATTCATCCATCTCTCGATCGGGCAGGAAGGAACCTCGGTGGGCTCCTGTGCGGCGCTGCGAGATACGGACTACATCGGGACGACGCACCGCGGGCACGGGCACATCATCGCCAAGGGAGTGGACCTGAACCGGATGATGGCCGAGCTGTTTGGGCGGCTGGACGGGTTCAACCGCGGGAAGGGCGGGTCGATGCACGTCTTCGACAAATCGAAGGGCGTGCTGGGGGCCAACGGCATCGTGGGCGGCGGGATCCCCATCGTCACGGGCGGTGCATTGTCGGCGAAGCTGGAGGGGAAGGACCGTGTGGCGATGTGCTTTTTCGGCGACGGCGCGAGCAACGAGGGAACGTTCCATGAAGCGCTGAACCTCGCCGCGGTCTGGAAGCTGCCGGTGGTATATGTGTGCGAGAACAACCAGTACGGGGAATTCACGCCGCTGAAGGAAGCGACGGCGGTGGCGAAGATCTCGCAGCGCGCGGCAGCCTACGACATTTCCGGCGTGACGGTGGACGGCAACGACGTGGAGGTCGTCTATCAGGCGGCGTCGGAAGCCGTGGCGCGCGCGCGGCGCGGGGAAGGGCCCACGCTTCTGGAGTGCATGACCTACCGGTGGCACGGCCACTTTCACGGCGAAGAGGCGCTGCTGGGTACCCGCAAGTACCGCGAGACGGAGGAGATCGAGCGCTGGAAGAAGCTCTGCCCGATCGCGCGGTACAAGACCAAGCTGGAGAAGGAGAAGGTGCTCACGGCGGAGCAGATAGCGGCGCTGGAAAAGATCACCACGGACAAGGTGAACGCCGCGGTGGAGTTTGCGCAGAAGAGCCCGATGCCGACGGGCGAGAACGCACTGGAAGATCTGTTCGCGGAGGCATAA
- a CDS encoding alpha-ketoacid dehydrogenase subunit beta, with translation MREITYIQAVNEALREEMERDATVFVMGEDVQLSAFGSTSGLVEKFGAARVRNTPISEAGFVGAGVGAALTGFRPVVEIQIASFFWVAMDQVCNEASKIRYMSGGQAKLPLTIRSLYGVIGSGAAQHSETLYSSFLNVPGLKIAVPTTPYDVKGMLKSAIRDNNPVLVFEHMRLGGKKGPVPEGEYLVPLGKAAVVREGKDVSIIAIGWMVDLALEAAKKLEGEGVSAEVIDVRCLAPLDRETILGSVHKTGRLVMVDEAHKTGSAGSEIAAIVAEEAFSSLRAAIRRVASHDVPIPFAPTMENFVIPSAEKIYAAVKQVLA, from the coding sequence ATGCGAGAGATTACTTACATACAAGCGGTCAATGAGGCCCTTCGCGAAGAAATGGAGCGGGATGCCACCGTTTTCGTGATGGGTGAAGACGTGCAGCTTTCGGCTTTCGGCTCGACGTCCGGGCTGGTGGAGAAGTTCGGAGCAGCTCGCGTGCGCAATACGCCGATCAGCGAGGCGGGGTTTGTGGGCGCGGGAGTAGGAGCGGCGCTGACGGGGTTCCGGCCAGTGGTGGAAATCCAGATTGCGTCGTTCTTCTGGGTGGCCATGGATCAGGTGTGCAACGAGGCCTCCAAGATCCGCTATATGTCCGGCGGGCAGGCCAAGTTGCCGCTGACGATTCGCTCGCTCTACGGGGTGATCGGTTCGGGCGCGGCGCAGCACTCGGAGACATTGTACTCGTCGTTTTTGAACGTGCCGGGACTGAAGATCGCGGTTCCGACGACGCCGTACGACGTGAAAGGGATGTTGAAATCGGCGATTCGCGACAACAACCCGGTGCTGGTCTTCGAACATATGCGGCTGGGAGGGAAGAAGGGGCCGGTTCCAGAAGGCGAGTATCTGGTGCCGCTCGGGAAGGCGGCCGTGGTGCGGGAAGGGAAGGATGTGAGCATCATAGCAATCGGGTGGATGGTGGACCTGGCGCTGGAAGCGGCGAAGAAGCTCGAAGGCGAGGGCGTCTCCGCGGAAGTGATTGATGTGCGGTGTCTGGCTCCGCTGGACCGCGAGACGATTCTGGGTTCGGTCCACAAGACCGGGCGGCTGGTGATGGTGGACGAAGCGCATAAAACCGGCAGCGCGGGCAGTGAAATCGCCGCCATCGTCGCAGAAGAGGCGTTTTCCTCGTTGCGCGCGGCGATCCGGCGCGTGGCCAGCCACGATGTGCCGATCCCTTTCGCGCCGACGATGGAAAACTTCGTCATTCCCAGTGCAGAGAAGATTTACGCGGCCGTCAAGCAGGTGCTGGCCTAG
- a CDS encoding hydantoinase/oxoprolinase family protein, whose product MNTIDVDTGGTFTDGVFRFEGTVVTTKVDTTPHNPVQCFVDCIESGAGLMGKDIQDLLQATDLIRYSTTAATNAIIQRKGARIGLLVTAGAEEGLYFEGQGGSPIWPLVEKTLVRGVRETVDGSGTLRTELDADSFRSAAEELLDNGARLLVIAFRNAALNPANERRAHELFRKWFPSHYLGTPFLLLSHEVSSRSGDAERLNSAVISGYLHRQLVVYLYKCDDAVRSRGYRHPLLVVHSSGGLARVAKTKALNTYNSGPTAGVFGASRIAQRYAFPHVVTMDMGGTSTDVAFIESGTVRLSFDVQIEGIPVNLPMIDVLGLGGGGGSLARIENGKLLVGPDSAGAVPGPACYDLGNERPTVTDADLALGLIDAGNFLGGRRRVNPERARQALQSALAGPLGVSVDEAALRVRQVLAGTLAEEIREEAKSRKYPLAEAVLFAYGGAGPLHAMDIASALGIRTFYMFPESPVFSAAGSSTMNVEHLYESRVRAHSGRSFTQVLEETVRGLRLRAQRDIRGEGFNPEQATVRAVVETMQGKIIPLNGSGGGPELGGLQDAIVRLTVTLPRSEREEAIAPVQGSGGGHTGSGQRDIAWADGRKMTPVVSLRAMEAGKKRQGPLTIETGETTCVVPAGWSAEKDAYGAIRVQRD is encoded by the coding sequence ATGAACACCATTGATGTGGACACGGGCGGAACATTCACGGACGGAGTTTTTCGCTTCGAGGGCACGGTGGTAACCACGAAAGTGGACACGACGCCCCACAATCCCGTGCAGTGTTTTGTGGACTGCATCGAATCGGGCGCGGGGCTGATGGGCAAGGACATACAGGATCTGCTGCAGGCCACCGACCTGATCCGCTATTCGACCACGGCAGCGACCAATGCCATCATCCAGCGCAAGGGGGCGCGCATCGGGCTGCTGGTCACGGCGGGGGCGGAAGAGGGGCTGTACTTCGAAGGGCAGGGCGGCTCGCCGATCTGGCCGCTGGTGGAGAAGACGCTAGTGCGCGGGGTGCGCGAGACGGTGGACGGTTCCGGAACGCTGCGCACGGAGCTGGATGCGGACAGCTTCCGCAGCGCGGCCGAGGAGCTTCTGGACAACGGAGCGCGGCTGCTGGTGATCGCCTTCCGCAACGCCGCGCTGAATCCGGCCAACGAACGGCGCGCGCACGAACTTTTTCGCAAGTGGTTTCCGAGCCATTACCTGGGGACGCCGTTTCTGCTGCTGTCGCACGAAGTGAGTTCGCGCTCGGGCGATGCGGAGCGGCTGAACAGCGCGGTAATCTCCGGCTACCTGCACCGGCAGCTGGTGGTGTATCTCTACAAGTGCGACGACGCGGTGCGCAGCCGCGGGTACCGGCATCCGCTGCTGGTGGTGCACTCGAGCGGCGGGCTGGCGCGGGTGGCCAAGACCAAAGCGCTGAATACCTACAACTCGGGGCCGACTGCGGGCGTTTTCGGGGCGTCGCGCATCGCCCAACGCTATGCGTTTCCGCACGTGGTGACCATGGACATGGGCGGAACGAGCACGGACGTGGCGTTCATCGAGAGCGGCACGGTCCGGCTTTCCTTCGACGTCCAGATCGAAGGGATTCCGGTGAACCTGCCGATGATCGATGTGCTGGGGCTGGGCGGGGGCGGCGGGTCGCTGGCGCGCATCGAGAACGGCAAGCTGCTCGTGGGGCCGGACAGCGCGGGTGCGGTTCCGGGGCCGGCGTGTTATGACCTAGGGAACGAGCGGCCCACGGTCACCGATGCGGATCTCGCGCTGGGGCTGATTGACGCGGGGAATTTTCTGGGGGGCCGGCGGCGGGTCAATCCCGAGCGCGCGCGGCAGGCGCTACAGAGTGCGCTGGCAGGTCCGCTGGGCGTGAGCGTGGACGAAGCGGCGCTGCGCGTGCGGCAGGTGCTGGCGGGAACGCTGGCGGAAGAAATCCGCGAGGAAGCCAAGAGCCGGAAGTATCCGCTTGCGGAGGCGGTGCTGTTCGCTTACGGAGGTGCGGGGCCGCTGCATGCCATGGATATCGCCTCGGCGCTGGGCATCCGCACGTTCTACATGTTCCCGGAAAGCCCGGTGTTCAGCGCGGCGGGCTCTTCCACGATGAACGTCGAGCACCTGTATGAGAGCCGGGTGCGGGCACATTCCGGGCGCAGCTTTACGCAGGTGCTGGAGGAGACGGTCCGCGGGCTGAGGCTCCGCGCGCAGCGGGACATTCGCGGCGAAGGATTCAATCCGGAACAGGCCACGGTGCGCGCGGTGGTGGAAACCATGCAGGGCAAGATCATTCCCCTGAATGGGAGCGGGGGCGGGCCTGAACTCGGCGGGCTGCAAGACGCCATTGTGAGGCTGACGGTCACACTGCCGCGCTCCGAGCGGGAGGAGGCGATCGCGCCGGTACAGGGGTCCGGCGGAGGACACACGGGCTCCGGGCAGCGGGATATCGCGTGGGCCGACGGACGAAAGATGACGCCGGTCGTTTCGCTGAGGGCCATGGAGGCGGGGAAGAAGCGGCAAGGGCCACTGACCATCGAGACCGGAGAAACGACGTGCGTGGTGCCGGCGGGATGGAGCGCGGAGAAAGATGCGTACGGCGCGATACGCGTGCAGCGGGATTGA
- a CDS encoding biotin attachment protein — protein sequence MAVELTMPKFGLTMAEGTIVRWLKNEGDAVQADEVVVEIETEKITVEIPAPASGRLQKILTPAGTVVPVGGAMAIIG from the coding sequence ATGGCCGTTGAACTTACGATGCCCAAGTTTGGACTAACGATGGCGGAAGGCACGATTGTCCGCTGGCTGAAGAACGAGGGAGACGCGGTGCAGGCGGACGAAGTGGTGGTGGAGATCGAGACGGAGAAGATTACCGTAGAGATCCCTGCGCCGGCCAGCGGTCGGCTGCAGAAGATACTGACGCCCGCGGGTACGGTTGTGCCGGTGGGCGGCGCGATGGCGATCATCGGATAG
- a CDS encoding SDR family oxidoreductase: MIRLDGKVAMITGAGSGIGQGVAVLFARAGADLALLDLREEGLAETERRLDGSARQRLPLQTDLADTAAARAAVSRAVEEYGRIDILVNCAGIAVVKPFLEVSEDEYDRVMRTNIRGMYFLSQAVARAMVEAGTCGRIVHIGSTAGESPFPQASVYAVSKGGVRQLTRAMSIELAGHGITVNCIAPGHCDTPLSRSHIPSEEVRRQMIAGIPVGRMGQPADVAWLALYLASDQASFANGEIFILDGGNLAVGR, from the coding sequence ATGATTCGGCTGGACGGGAAAGTTGCGATGATCACCGGCGCTGGATCGGGCATCGGGCAGGGCGTGGCCGTGCTGTTCGCCCGCGCCGGCGCGGATCTGGCGCTTCTCGATCTCCGCGAGGAAGGCCTCGCGGAAACGGAACGGCGCCTGGATGGCAGTGCCCGCCAGCGGCTGCCGCTGCAGACGGACCTCGCGGACACGGCAGCGGCGCGAGCGGCCGTGTCCCGGGCGGTCGAAGAGTACGGGCGAATCGACATCCTGGTGAATTGCGCGGGGATCGCGGTGGTCAAGCCGTTCCTTGAAGTTTCCGAGGACGAGTATGACCGGGTCATGCGCACGAATATCCGCGGGATGTACTTTCTCTCGCAGGCAGTGGCGCGGGCCATGGTGGAAGCCGGGACGTGCGGACGGATCGTGCACATCGGTTCGACTGCGGGCGAATCGCCATTCCCCCAGGCCTCGGTCTATGCGGTGAGCAAGGGTGGGGTGCGGCAGCTGACACGCGCAATGTCCATCGAACTGGCGGGGCATGGTATCACCGTGAACTGCATCGCGCCGGGCCATTGCGATACGCCGCTGTCGCGGAGCCACATCCCGAGCGAGGAAGTTCGCCGGCAGATGATTGCCGGGATTCCCGTGGGGCGCATGGGTCAGCCCGCGGATGTCGCCTGGCTAGCGCTGTATCTGGCCAGCGATCAGGCTTCTTTCGCGAACGGGGAGATTTTCATTCTGGACGGCGGGAATCTGGCGGTCGGCCGCTGA